From Pseudomonas fluorescens:
CAGCATGGTACCTATTGGTACCACAGCCATTCCGGGTTTCAGGAGCAACAGGGCGTGTACGGGCCTCTGGTCATCGATCCCAGGGAGCCGGAGCCGTTCAGTTGCCAGCGTGACTACGTCGTGATGCTGTCTGACTGGACCGACGAAGACCCCGTCGCGCTGATGAAGACCCTCAAGAAGCAGTCCGATTACTACAACCGGCACAAGCCCACGGTGGGCGATTTTGTCCGCGATGCAGGCCAGCGCGGCTGGTCGGCTACCGTCGCCGATCGGCTGATGTGGGCGCGCATGAAGATGAATCCTACCGACCTCGCGGACGTCAGCGGCGAGACCTACACCTACCTGCTCAATGGCCAGCCGCCCGGTCGCAACTGGACCGGCTTGTTTGAGGCAGGGGAGAGAATTCGCCTGCGCTTTATCAACGGCTCGGCGATGACCTATTTCGATGTGCGCATTCCGGGGCTGAAGATGACCGTTATCGCCGCCGACGGCCAGCCGGTGCAACCGGTCAGCGTCGACGAGTTCCGCATTGCCGTGGCTGAAACCTTTGATGTGCTGGTCGAGCCCACTGCCGCCGCCTACACGCTGTTTGCCCAGTCGATGGACCGTACGGGGTATGCCCGTGGCACGCTGGCCCGGCAGGCGGGGGCGGAGGCCTCAGTGCCGGCGCTTGATGCGCGCCCTTGGATAACCATGGACGACATGGGCATGGGCGGCATGGACCACGGCGCCATGGGCGATATGCCGGATATGGAAGGCATGGACCACAGCGCCATGGGTTCGATGTCGATGCAGAGCCATCCGGCCAGCGAGCAGGACAACCCGCTGGTGGATATGCAGGCGATGAGCCCGATGCCCAAGCTCGACGACCCCGGCGTCGGCCTGCGTAACAATGGCCGGCGCGTCCTGGCCTATGCCGACCTGCGCAGCACCTTCGAAGACCCCGATGGCCGTGATCCCTCGCGTACGATCGAGTTGCACCTCACCGGGCATATGGAGAAGTTTGTCTGGTCATTCAATGGTGTGAAATTTTCCGCTGCCGAACCCTTGCAACTGACCTATGGCGAGCGGGTGCGACTGGTATTAGTCAACGACACCATGATGAGCCACCCGATTCACCTGCATGGCCTGTGGAGCGACCTTGAAGATGAAAACGGCCAGTTCCAGGTGCGCAAACACACGATCGACATGCCACCGGGTACCCGGCGCAGTTACCGCGTGACGGCCGATGCTCTCGGCCGCTGGGCCTATCACTGCCACCTGCTGTACCACATGGAAATGGGCATGTTCCGTGAAGTTCGCGTGCATGAATGAGGAAGCGGGCATGAACCATCGTGTTATATCGCTGTGCATCACGTTTGCCACATTAACCTGCGGCTCGCTGGTGTTGGCGGATGAACTTCAGGGCATGAGCCCGGCGGCTTCGTCCGCACCCACCCAAAGCCGCACACCGATCCCGGTACTGACCGACGCCGATCGCGCAGCGGTCTATAACGCGCCTGGCGGGCACAGTGTGCACGACAGCGCGATTCATTCGATGCTGCTGATCAACCAGTTGGAATGGCAAGGCGCCGACGATGGCAGTGCGCTGAACTGGGATATCAAGGGCTGGGCCGGCGGTGATATCGACCGACTGTGGCTGCGCAGCGAAGGCGAACGCAGCGCCGGCCGCACTGACAGCGCCGAAGCCCAGGTTTTGTGGGGGCACGCCATCAGCCCTTGGTGGGACTTGGTTGGCGGTGTGCGGCAGGATTTCAAACCCGGTCACAGCCAAAGCTGGGCAGCCTTTGGCATCCAGGGCATGGCGCTCTACAACTTTGAGGCCGAGGCGACGCTGTTTGTTGGCGAGTCGGGCCGCACCGCGGCCCGGCTGGAAGGCGACTACGACATTCTGCTGACCAACCGCCTGATCCTGCAGCCGACCGCGGAACTCAACTTTTATGCGCAAAACGATCCGCAGCGCCGCGTGGGCTCAGGCCTTGCGGAAAGCGAATTGGGCCTGCGGTTGCGCTACGAGGTACGCCGAGAGTTTGCGCCTTACGTGGGGGTCAGTTGGAACCGCACCTATGGGCAGACAGCACAGTACGCCCGCGCGGAGGATGAAGACGTCAGCCAACTGCGCTGGCTGGTCGGTGTGCGCCTATGGTTTTGACACTTTTCCTATACCTATAACTCGCCGCCTTGAGCGGCCTGGAGCCTTGCATGTCTCTGTTGAAAACTGCGTTAGCGGGTGGTGCGCTGTGGGCCGGATTAATCCTCAGCCTGCCGGCCGCGGCCCATCCGAAATTGCTCTCGTCCATTCCAGCCGCTGGCACCCAGGGCACGCCGCCCGCGGTCATAGAGCTGCGCTTCTCGGAGAACCTGCTGACGCAGTTTTCCGGCGCCAAGCTGACCATGACCGATATGCCCGGCATGCCCAACTCGCCGATGCCGGTCAAGGCCAGTGTGGCAGCGAGCACCGATCCCAAAGTGATGTTGATCAAGCCGGCTTCCGTGCTGAGCACCGGTACCTATCGGGTTGACTGGCGCGCGGTGTCGTCCGATACGCACCCGATCACCGGTAACGTAGTATTCAGCGTTCAGCCATGAGTGAATTGAGCCAAGTCGCCCTGCGGTTTGCCCTCTATCTTGACCTGATGTTGTTGTTTGGCTTCGGGCTCTTTGGGCTTTACGGGCTGAACGCTTCGCAGCGCACGCTACTGAACTTCAAGAGGCTGATGGGGTGGACGGCGGGCCTGGGGGTGTTGTTGTCCGTGGCGTCGCTGCTGTCCATGACCCAGGCCATGAGTGGTGCCAGCGATTGGCAGGCGTTATGGCCACATTTGCAGATGATGCTCTGGCAGACCGACCTGGGTGTGGCCTGGTGCCTGCGTATCGTGGCGCTGGTCCTGGCAGGGTGTACTACCCGCTTGCTGCCGGCCACGGTGTTGGGGGGCGTCGCGCTCGTGACACTGGTCTGGAGTGGGCACGGCGTGATGCACGAAGGGATGCTGGGCGCGTGGCACATCATCAGCGACGCGGCACATCTGCTGGCTGCGGGAGGCTGGGTCGGGGCGTTGGCGGCGTTTGGGCTGTTGTTGAGGCGCGCATTGTTTCGGGACCGTTATCGCGTCGAGGTGTTGGCCGGGGCACTTGCAGGGTTTGAGCGTATCGGCGCGGGATTCGTCGCGGTGCTGATCGTCACCGGTGGGGTCAATTATCTGTTGGTGGTGGGGCCGAACCTGGACGGCATCAACGGCAGTGTCTACGCGATCCTGTTGGGCCTGAAGCTCGGCGTTTTTAGCTTGATGCTGGGGCTGGCGGCACTCAATCGTTTCCATCTGGTTCCGTTTCTGCAACGGTCCCTGGCGGCGGGCGACACTGCCGCTGCGGGCCGCGTGCTGCGGCGCAGCATGGCCCTGGAGTTCGGCGCGGTGGTATTGATCCTGGGGCTGGTGGCTTGGCTGGGAACCTTGGCGCCGGGCTAGGGTTGCACGCTTTTCAGGCACTTGAGCGCCTGGAAGTCACTGCGGACCTTGTCGATTTTTTGCGAGAGTTTCAGCCGTTGCTGCACTGTGCTTTCAGCCGTCAGATCCACGAGCAGGCTACGGGCAGCTGTTTCAGTCTGGGCGTAGGCGACGCGATACTCTGGAGTCCATAGGCTTTCGCGGTTCACCAGCAATTGCTCGATTTTCTGCGGGAAATCGGCGCCGTCACGGTGTTGCACCGCTTCGATAAATTGCGCCTGCCAGCGGGCGCGGTTGCCGATCCACTGCTGGTTCTGTTCACCCAGGTCGATTGACCAGGTCATCACGCGGTTCTGCTGGCTGGCGCTGAGCGGGCCCATCCAGGTCTCCAGGCGCTTGTTCATGCGCTCGGCGCGTTCCTTGATCTGCTGGGGGAGGGGCGGCTTGAGGTATTCGTCCTGGCGTTTGCGCAGGTCTTTGGCCAGGGCTTGGTTCATGTCCTTGACCTGTTGGTCGTCCAGGCCTTGCAGCAATTGGATCGCTGACGGGGTGACCTGTTGCGCAATCTCGGCAATCGCCTGCTTGGCTTCGACGGTGCGGGTCTGTAGTGCGGCGTCGGTGACCTGGTGGTTGTCGACCATCTGTTGCAGGCGGTCGAGCCAATCCAGATAACCCGGCAATTGTGTGGTGCAGTGCCAGGCCAGGTGTTCCTTGAGTGTGTCGTTGAA
This genomic window contains:
- a CDS encoding copper resistance system multicopper oxidase, with amino-acid sequence MHSTTSRRTFVKGLAAGGLLGGLGLWRPPVWALSNPDHPTVLTGSEFDLFIDQTPVNLSGQQRTALTINGSLPGPLLRWREGDTVTLRVKNRLNEPTSIHWHGILLPSTMDGVPGLSFEGIEPGGVYVYQFKVKQHGTYWYHSHSGFQEQQGVYGPLVIDPREPEPFSCQRDYVVMLSDWTDEDPVALMKTLKKQSDYYNRHKPTVGDFVRDAGQRGWSATVADRLMWARMKMNPTDLADVSGETYTYLLNGQPPGRNWTGLFEAGERIRLRFINGSAMTYFDVRIPGLKMTVIAADGQPVQPVSVDEFRIAVAETFDVLVEPTAAAYTLFAQSMDRTGYARGTLARQAGAEASVPALDARPWITMDDMGMGGMDHGAMGDMPDMEGMDHSAMGSMSMQSHPASEQDNPLVDMQAMSPMPKLDDPGVGLRNNGRRVLAYADLRSTFEDPDGRDPSRTIELHLTGHMEKFVWSFNGVKFSAAEPLQLTYGERVRLVLVNDTMMSHPIHLHGLWSDLEDENGQFQVRKHTIDMPPGTRRSYRVTADALGRWAYHCHLLYHMEMGMFREVRVHE
- a CDS encoding copper resistance protein B, translating into MNHRVISLCITFATLTCGSLVLADELQGMSPAASSAPTQSRTPIPVLTDADRAAVYNAPGGHSVHDSAIHSMLLINQLEWQGADDGSALNWDIKGWAGGDIDRLWLRSEGERSAGRTDSAEAQVLWGHAISPWWDLVGGVRQDFKPGHSQSWAAFGIQGMALYNFEAEATLFVGESGRTAARLEGDYDILLTNRLILQPTAELNFYAQNDPQRRVGSGLAESELGLRLRYEVRREFAPYVGVSWNRTYGQTAQYARAEDEDVSQLRWLVGVRLWF
- the copC gene encoding copper homeostasis periplasmic binding protein CopC; this encodes MSLLKTALAGGALWAGLILSLPAAAHPKLLSSIPAAGTQGTPPAVIELRFSENLLTQFSGAKLTMTDMPGMPNSPMPVKASVAASTDPKVMLIKPASVLSTGTYRVDWRAVSSDTHPITGNVVFSVQP
- the copD gene encoding copper homeostasis membrane protein CopD, which produces MSELSQVALRFALYLDLMLLFGFGLFGLYGLNASQRTLLNFKRLMGWTAGLGVLLSVASLLSMTQAMSGASDWQALWPHLQMMLWQTDLGVAWCLRIVALVLAGCTTRLLPATVLGGVALVTLVWSGHGVMHEGMLGAWHIISDAAHLLAAGGWVGALAAFGLLLRRALFRDRYRVEVLAGALAGFERIGAGFVAVLIVTGGVNYLLVVGPNLDGINGSVYAILLGLKLGVFSLMLGLAALNRFHLVPFLQRSLAAGDTAAAGRVLRRSMALEFGAVVLILGLVAWLGTLAPG
- a CDS encoding DUF6279 family lipoprotein, which produces MLQRLKLLLVLLALSLVLAGCNRVGLAYRNLDVIIPWTLSDYLDMTPGQKTWFNDTLKEHLAWHCTTQLPGYLDWLDRLQQMVDNHQVTDAALQTRTVEAKQAIAEIAQQVTPSAIQLLQGLDDQQVKDMNQALAKDLRKRQDEYLKPPLPQQIKERAERMNKRLETWMGPLSASQQNRVMTWSIDLGEQNQQWIGNRARWQAQFIEAVQHRDGADFPQKIEQLLVNRESLWTPEYRVAYAQTETAARSLLVDLTAESTVQQRLKLSQKIDKVRSDFQALKCLKSVQP